One part of the Drosophila teissieri strain GT53w chromosome 3R, Prin_Dtei_1.1, whole genome shotgun sequence genome encodes these proteins:
- the LOC122621248 gene encoding endonuclease G, mitochondrial, translating to MSTYVAVALCAISGVSCFIIGALVQQHLSFRKIKSFMVTDPYVYQCRRQIFSSLAMFGRSSEKLATSAETGHSVAGGLEPRSSRGFSEGQDPGSVSTFDHFVLWGRTAAHKAISYMTLSVAQNGHPQEKLEHVARIMKYGFPGMDDIHVHQNFVLSYDRRNRIAHWVCEHVREECLMTRDQRTLIKPNAYIADTAIPATFSANMRDFKNTDWVGGHLASPQNYKCDSVKFLEAYKFSNIVPINRGLKNHIWFRLENYVREMALEYGSVHVYTGPMFMPQRITFRNWSVRYHVMGMNTVAVPTHFFKIIIREDRFNSELPIMEGYVVPNAYVEKDMDLRSFLSDIRDIEHFAGLKFCDGQQRDPLDLPVRAPSMSDFQIN from the exons ATGTCAACTTATGTAGCCGTAGCATTGTGTGCAATATCGGGAGTATCCTGTTTTATCATCGGAGCTCTCGTACAACAGCATCTTTCATTTAGAAAAATTAAATCTTTCATGGTTACTGATCCCTATGTCTATCAATGCCGTCGACAAATTTTCAGCTCA TTGGCGATGTTTGGGCGTTCGTCTGAAAAGTTAGCTACAAGTGCAGAAACTGGACATTCCGTAGCTGGTGGATTGGAGCCTCGGAGTAGCAGAGGATTTTCAGAGGGACAAGATCCTGGTAGTGTATCCACATTCGATCACTTTGTACTTTGGGGTCGGACGGCGGCGCATAAAGCA ATCTCGTACATGACACTTTCCGTTGCGCAAAATGGACACCCACAGGAGAAACTTGAGCATGTAGCTAGGATCATGAAGTACGGATTTCCCGGCATGGATGACATACACGTCCACCAAAACTTTGTGCTCTCCTACGATCGTCGCAACCGTATTGCCCATTGGGTATGCGAACACGTCAGAGAGGAGTGCCTCATGACCAGGGATCAAAGGACTTTGATCAAGCCAAATGCGTACATAGCAGACACTGCCATACCGGCGACATTCAGTGCAAATATGCGGGACTTCAAGAACACCGACTGGGTTGGTGGCCACTTGGCCTCCCCTCAAAACTACAAATGCGATTCGGTGAAGTTCCTGGAGGCCTACAAGTTCTCCAACATAGTGCCCATCAATCGAGGGCTCAAAAACCACATTTGGTTCCGTTTGGAAAACTACGTCAGGGAAATGGCGCTCGAATACGGCTCAGTTCATGTGTATACCGGTCCGATGTTTATGCCCCAAAGGATTACGTTCAGGAACTGGTCGGTTCGCTACCATGTAATGGGCATGAACACGGTGGCCGTTCCCACGCACTTCTTCAAAATCATCATCAGGGAGGATAGGTTCAACAGTGAGTTGCCCATTATGGAGGGATATGTCGTGCCCAATGCGTATGTCGAAAAGGATATGGATCTGCGTTCGTTTTTATCCGATATTCGCGACATTGAACACTTCGCAGGACTCAAGTTCTGTGACGGCCAGCAGCGGGATCCACTTGATCTGCCTGTCAGAGCGCCCTCGATGTCGGATTTTCAGATTAACTAA